The Halogranum gelatinilyticum genome contains a region encoding:
- a CDS encoding metallophosphoesterase family protein, translated as MRLGVLSDVHANRIALDAVLDDMPPVDGLVCAGDVVGYNPWPVECVAAVREREIPTVQGNHDRAVSTGTAFRFNGMARAGVDYAREQLDDESLDWLGSLPEERTLADGRVKVVHGHPDDPDRYTMPHDFSPRLLDDEDVLVMGHTHVQHHERYGEGIVLNPGSVGQPRDGDPQAAYAVVDLDAMDVEERRVEYDVESVVDAVEAAGLPSRIGTRLRKGE; from the coding sequence ATGCGCCTCGGCGTGCTCTCGGACGTTCACGCGAACCGTATCGCGCTCGACGCCGTCCTCGACGATATGCCGCCCGTCGACGGACTGGTCTGCGCTGGCGACGTCGTCGGCTACAACCCGTGGCCGGTGGAGTGCGTCGCCGCCGTTCGCGAGCGCGAGATACCGACCGTCCAGGGCAACCACGACCGGGCCGTTTCGACTGGAACCGCGTTCCGGTTCAACGGGATGGCCCGCGCTGGCGTCGACTACGCCCGCGAACAGCTCGACGACGAGAGCCTCGATTGGCTCGGGTCGCTACCAGAAGAACGGACCCTCGCCGACGGCCGGGTGAAGGTCGTCCACGGCCATCCGGACGACCCGGACCGCTACACGATGCCTCACGACTTCTCGCCGCGACTCCTCGACGACGAGGACGTGCTCGTCATGGGCCACACCCACGTCCAGCACCACGAGCGGTACGGCGAGGGTATCGTCCTGAATCCGGGGAGCGTCGGCCAGCCGCGCGACGGCGACCCGCAGGCGGCCTACGCCGTCGTGGACCTCGACGCGATGGACGTCGAGGAGCGGCGCGTCGAGTACGACGTCGAGAGCGTCGTCGACGCCGTCGAGGCGGCGGGGCTACCGAGCCGAATCGGAACGCGACTGCGGAAGGGAGAGTGA
- a CDS encoding oxidoreductase → MTETPDDVLFESFDFGGVSLDNRVGLAPMTRTSATDDGLATEEMVRYYAKFARGGFSFLITEGVYTDFQYSQGYLNQPGLVSDEQIEAWTRVTDAVHEEGAPIFAQLMHAGAISQGNPHADETAGPSTVQPVGEQSPLYGGEGEFPTPKELTLDDLDVAKAGFVDAAENALEAGFDGVELHGANGYLLNEFLAADANQREDEYGGDIESRVRFPREVLGAVREAMPDDFVVGIRISQEKANDDAYEWPGGENDAEVVFSELSAAGADYIHVTETDITAPAFGDAGPTLADLAVEYSDTAVIANGGLGDPDAARQAVENGADLVTLGTSALANPDWPRKVAAGEELADFDFEKTLLPQATISDHEVPDAEAVPSDD, encoded by the coding sequence ATGACTGAGACACCCGACGACGTGCTGTTCGAGTCGTTCGACTTCGGAGGCGTGTCGCTCGACAACCGTGTCGGTCTCGCACCGATGACCCGGACGAGCGCGACCGACGACGGTCTCGCGACCGAGGAGATGGTCCGCTACTACGCCAAGTTCGCCCGTGGCGGCTTCTCGTTCCTAATCACCGAGGGTGTCTACACCGATTTCCAGTACAGCCAGGGCTACCTGAACCAGCCCGGCCTCGTCAGCGACGAGCAGATCGAGGCCTGGACGCGGGTTACCGACGCCGTCCACGAGGAAGGCGCGCCCATCTTCGCCCAGCTCATGCACGCCGGAGCCATCTCGCAGGGCAATCCCCACGCCGACGAGACGGCCGGTCCCTCGACGGTCCAGCCCGTCGGTGAACAGTCGCCGCTCTACGGCGGTGAGGGCGAGTTCCCGACGCCGAAGGAGCTGACCCTCGACGATCTCGACGTGGCCAAAGCCGGATTCGTCGATGCCGCCGAGAACGCCCTCGAAGCCGGGTTCGACGGCGTCGAACTCCACGGCGCGAACGGCTACCTGCTCAACGAGTTCCTCGCGGCCGACGCCAACCAGCGCGAGGACGAGTACGGCGGCGACATCGAGAGCCGCGTCCGCTTCCCGCGAGAGGTCCTCGGCGCGGTCCGCGAGGCGATGCCCGATGACTTCGTCGTCGGAATCCGCATCTCACAGGAGAAGGCCAACGACGACGCATACGAGTGGCCCGGCGGCGAGAACGACGCCGAGGTGGTCTTCTCCGAACTCTCGGCGGCCGGTGCGGACTACATCCACGTCACGGAGACCGACATCACCGCACCCGCCTTCGGCGACGCGGGACCGACGCTGGCCGACCTCGCCGTCGAGTACAGTGACACCGCGGTCATCGCCAACGGGGGTCTCGGCGACCCCGACGCCGCCCGGCAGGCCGTCGAGAACGGTGCCGACCTCGTCACGCTCGGCACGAGCGCGCTCGCGAACCCCGACTGGCCGCGGAAGGTCGCGGCTGGCGAAGAGCTGGCCGACTTCGACTTCGAGAAGACACTGCTGCCGCAGGCGACGATCAGCGACCACGAGGTTCCGGACGCCGAGGCCGTTCCGTCGGACGACTAA
- the cgi121 gene encoding KEOPS complex subunit Cgi121 encodes MRLVEGVATVDDVGDFVGRIGDIADESGTTVQVFDARYVVSRRHLERAVELADRAIVRGENVARDRAVEILCYAAGRRQIDRALTLGVDEGETPVVALVDAGGGGTEGNGDSNGDGEGDEAAAEAALADLLGERETLGTYDESLVSEYFGIGEMELRAADGDLEALVLERVALLDVEK; translated from the coding sequence GTGAGACTCGTCGAGGGCGTCGCCACCGTCGACGACGTGGGTGACTTCGTGGGCCGTATCGGCGACATCGCCGACGAGTCGGGGACGACGGTACAGGTGTTCGACGCACGGTACGTCGTGTCTCGAAGACATCTCGAACGCGCCGTCGAGTTGGCAGACAGAGCCATCGTTCGCGGGGAGAACGTCGCCCGCGACCGTGCGGTCGAGATCCTCTGCTACGCCGCCGGTCGCCGTCAGATCGACCGCGCCCTGACGCTCGGCGTCGACGAGGGCGAAACACCCGTCGTCGCACTCGTCGATGCGGGTGGCGGTGGCACCGAAGGTAACGGCGACAGCAACGGTGACGGCGAAGGCGACGAAGCGGCCGCCGAGGCGGCACTCGCCGACCTGCTCGGCGAGCGTGAAACGCTCGGGACGTACGACGAGTCGTTGGTCAGCGAGTATTTCGGAATCGGTGAGATGGAACTGCGAGCGGCCGACGGCGACCTCGAAGCCCTCGTCTTGGAACGCGTCGCGCTGCTCGACGTAGAAAAGTAA
- a CDS encoding ATP-dependent DNA helicase has product MKTADLHGLPPGVPEHLQSEGIEELYPPQGAAVDAGILDGESVVASIPTASGKTLIAELAMLSAVQRGGKALYIVPLRALASEKKAEFERWAEYGVTVGVSTGNYDSSGEWLGSRDIIVATSEKVDSLVRNGAPWVDDLDCVVSDEVHLVNDRHRGPTLEVTLAKLRKINPGLQTVALSATVGNADEIADWLDAELVQSDWRPIDLKMGVHYGNAINFDDGSQREVEVERGQKKTAALVDDTLSEKVDGQGGSSLVFVNSRRNAESEARRLADVTKGHLTDDERAKLRELAADLRDVSDTDTSDTLAKAVAKGAAFHHAGLASEHRALVEEAFRDRLIKVVCATPTLAAGVNTPSRRVIVRDWRRYDGEFGGMKPLDVLEIHQMCGRAGRPGLDPYGEAVLLAKDSETMDELFERYIWADAEDVRSKLAAEPALRTHLLATVASGFANTRQGILDFLDQTLYATQTTESGRLETVTDTVLAYLEANEFIEREDDTIRATNIGHTVSRLYLDPMSAAEIIDGLRFAADKRVEKLRVIEGKESTSSESKQQKRQSQEEPDMSAGFTTASDLQAASNAADDEGGSEADGSEEADDEADEFETTYPTPLGLYHLVSRTPDMYELYLKSGDRETYTELCYEREPEFLGRVPSEYEDVAFEDWLAALKTAKLLEDWASETDEDRITDRYGVGPGDIRGKVDTAEWLLGAAEQLAGDLDLGNNVAVREAKKRVEYGVREELLDLAGVRGVGRKRARRLFEAGIVSRADLREADKSVVLAALRGREKTAEKILENVGRRDPSMDDVEEDSETRVATGASQENDGQASLGDFQ; this is encoded by the coding sequence ATGAAGACTGCGGACCTACACGGTCTCCCGCCGGGGGTCCCCGAGCATCTCCAGTCGGAGGGCATCGAGGAACTCTACCCCCCGCAGGGCGCAGCCGTCGACGCCGGCATCCTCGACGGCGAGAGCGTCGTCGCCAGCATTCCAACCGCCTCTGGCAAGACGCTCATCGCCGAACTCGCCATGCTCTCGGCCGTCCAGCGCGGCGGGAAGGCCCTCTACATCGTCCCGCTTCGCGCGCTCGCCAGCGAGAAAAAGGCCGAGTTCGAGCGGTGGGCGGAGTACGGCGTCACCGTCGGCGTCTCGACCGGTAATTACGACTCCTCGGGCGAGTGGCTCGGGTCGCGTGACATCATCGTCGCCACCTCGGAGAAGGTCGACTCGCTCGTCCGCAACGGCGCGCCGTGGGTCGACGACCTCGACTGCGTCGTCTCCGACGAGGTCCATCTGGTCAACGACCGCCACCGCGGGCCGACGCTCGAAGTCACCCTCGCCAAGCTGCGGAAGATCAACCCTGGCCTCCAGACCGTCGCGCTCTCGGCGACCGTCGGCAACGCCGACGAGATCGCCGACTGGCTCGACGCCGAACTCGTCCAGTCGGACTGGCGGCCCATCGACCTGAAGATGGGCGTCCACTACGGCAACGCGATCAACTTCGACGACGGCAGCCAACGCGAGGTGGAGGTCGAACGCGGCCAGAAGAAGACCGCCGCGCTCGTCGACGACACCCTGAGCGAGAAGGTCGACGGGCAGGGTGGGTCGTCGCTCGTCTTCGTCAACTCCCGGCGCAACGCCGAGTCCGAGGCACGCCGCCTCGCGGACGTGACGAAGGGACATCTGACGGACGACGAGCGGGCGAAGCTCCGGGAACTCGCCGCCGACCTCCGAGACGTCTCCGATACCGACACCAGCGACACCCTCGCCAAAGCCGTCGCGAAGGGTGCCGCCTTCCACCACGCTGGCCTCGCCAGCGAACACCGCGCGCTCGTCGAGGAGGCCTTCCGCGACCGACTCATCAAGGTCGTCTGCGCCACGCCAACGCTCGCCGCCGGGGTCAACACGCCCAGCCGACGCGTCATCGTCCGCGACTGGCGACGCTACGACGGCGAGTTCGGCGGCATGAAACCGCTCGACGTGCTCGAAATCCACCAGATGTGCGGCCGCGCGGGTCGGCCCGGTCTCGACCCCTACGGCGAGGCCGTCCTGCTCGCCAAGGATTCGGAGACGATGGACGAACTCTTCGAGCGCTATATCTGGGCCGACGCCGAGGATGTCCGGTCCAAACTCGCCGCCGAACCCGCCCTCCGGACGCATCTCCTCGCCACCGTCGCCTCCGGCTTCGCCAACACCCGACAGGGTATCTTGGACTTCCTCGACCAGACGCTCTACGCGACGCAGACGACGGAGTCGGGGAGATTAGAGACGGTCACCGACACCGTCCTCGCGTACTTGGAGGCCAACGAGTTCATCGAGCGCGAGGACGACACCATCCGCGCGACCAACATCGGCCACACGGTCTCGCGGCTCTATCTCGACCCGATGAGTGCCGCCGAGATCATCGACGGCCTGCGCTTCGCCGCCGACAAGCGCGTCGAGAAGCTGCGGGTCATCGAGGGCAAGGAGTCGACGTCGAGCGAGTCGAAGCAGCAGAAGCGGCAATCGCAAGAAGAACCCGATATGTCGGCGGGCTTCACCACCGCGAGCGACCTGCAAGCCGCGTCCAACGCCGCTGACGACGAGGGCGGGAGCGAGGCAGACGGCAGCGAAGAAGCAGACGACGAGGCCGACGAGTTCGAGACCACCTATCCGACGCCGCTCGGTCTCTACCATCTCGTCTCGCGCACGCCGGATATGTACGAACTCTACCTCAAATCCGGCGACCGCGAGACCTACACCGAACTCTGCTACGAGCGCGAGCCGGAGTTCCTCGGCCGCGTCCCCTCGGAGTACGAGGACGTCGCCTTCGAGGACTGGCTGGCCGCGTTGAAGACCGCCAAGCTGCTCGAAGACTGGGCGAGCGAGACGGACGAGGACCGCATCACCGACCGCTACGGCGTCGGTCCCGGCGACATCCGCGGGAAGGTCGACACCGCCGAGTGGCTCTTGGGTGCCGCTGAACAGCTCGCGGGTGACCTCGACCTCGGCAACAACGTGGCCGTCCGCGAGGCGAAGAAGCGCGTCGAGTACGGCGTCCGCGAGGAACTGCTCGACCTCGCGGGCGTCCGCGGCGTCGGCCGCAAGCGCGCTCGCCGGCTGTTCGAGGCGGGCATCGTCTCCCGTGCCGACTTGCGGGAGGCGGACAAGTCCGTCGTCCTCGCGGCTCTCCGGGGGCGGGAGAAGACCGCCGAGAAGATCCTGGAGAACGTCGGGCGGCGCGACCCCTCGATGGACGACGTCGAGGAGGACAGCGAAACCCGCGTCGCCACCGGCGCGAGTCAGGAGAACGACGGGCAGGCCAGCCTGGGTGATTTCCAGTGA
- a CDS encoding IMP cyclohydrolase: MYVGRFIVIGPEVGAYRVSSRSFPNRQVVDRDGTLTVAPTADAPETDNPYISYNCVREVDGKAVVGNGSQVDPITEKLGLGYPARDALAETLLALDYEKDDYDTPRIAGVVGADDAFIGIVREDALLVKEVDEPTLVATYEEDSPRAFDFEAETAAAAASEAYGQEFEHAVCAAGVRVTDDGVETAIDNGE, from the coding sequence ATGTACGTCGGACGGTTCATCGTCATCGGTCCCGAGGTCGGCGCGTACCGCGTCTCCTCGCGTTCGTTCCCCAACCGCCAAGTCGTCGACCGCGACGGCACGCTCACCGTCGCGCCGACGGCCGACGCCCCGGAGACGGACAACCCCTACATCTCGTACAACTGCGTCCGCGAAGTCGACGGCAAAGCCGTCGTCGGCAACGGCTCGCAGGTCGACCCCATTACTGAAAAGTTGGGCCTCGGCTACCCCGCCCGCGACGCCCTCGCCGAGACGCTGCTCGCGCTCGACTACGAGAAGGACGACTACGACACGCCGCGTATCGCCGGCGTCGTCGGTGCCGACGACGCCTTCATCGGCATCGTCCGCGAAGACGCGCTGCTCGTGAAAGAGGTCGACGAGCCGACGCTCGTAGCGACCTACGAGGAGGACAGTCCCCGCGCGTTCGACTTCGAGGCCGAGACCGCCGCGGCGGCCGCCAGCGAGGCCTACGGCCAGGAGTTCGAGCACGCCGTCTGCGCCGCCGGCGTTCGGGTCACGGACGACGGCGTCGAGACCGCCATCGACAACGGCGAGTAA
- a CDS encoding DNA-directed DNA polymerase II small subunit, whose translation MPLSTPSGLVTELARRGYNAEREAITLLANAADPALALDRAVEDAPDDALRITVAHVRAVLDTDKLSADAPTKPPSDESADAPPRESVTQDPPVSTGETDQTAEPKPNRPSQSAPVETEGSASADVEDTVSSTDTGETVPSTDIGDTGKAVPSSTSSDGDSSPPVSTDTTLSSEASQSSHTRNPTPAHITNDMTGASTGTGEYKQFVTTFKDRYERLSKLLRGRVNHRPAKAIQQMPGGSDAEMIGLVNDIRSTASGHWLVELEDTTGTFPCLVMKDKNIAELVDQMLKDECIAIQGTLADDAGILFADSIHFPDIPRTHRPSTADRHVQAALISDVHVGSQEFMADAWNRFTDWLHTPEADPVEYLLIAGDMVEGVGIYPNQDEELDIIDIYDQYERFAEYLKQVPGDMEIVMIPGNHDAVRLAEPQPGFDEELREIMSAHDAKITSNPSTVTVENVSVLMYHGVSLDEVIAELPADKASYDEPHKAMYQLLKKRHVAPQYGGHTRVAPEEKDYLVIEDVPDVFHTGHVHKLGWGKYHNVLAVNSGCWQAQTDFQKSVNIDPDAGYAPILDLDTLEMTVRKFS comes from the coding sequence GTGCCGCTTTCGACGCCGTCGGGTCTGGTCACGGAACTCGCTCGCCGCGGCTACAACGCCGAGCGAGAGGCCATCACGCTGCTCGCGAACGCCGCCGACCCGGCACTCGCACTCGACCGGGCGGTCGAAGACGCCCCCGACGACGCCCTCCGCATCACCGTCGCCCACGTCCGGGCGGTCCTCGACACCGACAAACTCTCTGCGGATGCCCCGACGAAGCCACCCTCCGACGAGTCGGCCGACGCTCCTCCTCGTGAGTCGGTGACCCAAGACCCCCCTGTTTCGACTGGAGAGACCGACCAAACGGCCGAACCGAAACCGAATCGACCGTCACAGTCCGCTCCAGTCGAAACGGAGGGGTCGGCGTCGGCCGATGTCGAGGATACCGTCTCATCAACCGATACCGGAGAGACCGTTCCCTCGACTGATATCGGGGATACCGGGAAGGCCGTCCCATCGAGCACTTCCAGCGACGGCGACTCGTCTCCGCCGGTATCGACGGATACGACGCTGTCGTCGGAGGCGTCGCAGTCCAGCCACACTCGTAATCCGACGCCAGCCCACATCACGAACGACATGACCGGTGCGAGCACCGGAACCGGCGAGTACAAGCAGTTCGTGACGACGTTCAAAGACCGCTACGAGCGGCTCTCGAAACTCCTTCGCGGCCGTGTCAACCACCGTCCTGCCAAGGCAATCCAGCAGATGCCCGGCGGGAGCGACGCGGAGATGATCGGTCTCGTCAACGACATCCGGTCGACGGCGTCGGGCCACTGGCTCGTCGAACTGGAGGACACGACCGGGACCTTCCCCTGTCTGGTGATGAAGGACAAGAACATCGCCGAACTCGTCGACCAGATGCTCAAAGACGAGTGTATCGCGATCCAGGGGACGCTCGCCGACGACGCGGGCATCCTCTTCGCCGACAGCATCCACTTCCCCGACATCCCGCGGACGCACCGCCCCAGCACCGCCGACCGTCACGTGCAGGCGGCTCTCATCTCGGACGTCCACGTCGGCAGCCAGGAGTTCATGGCCGACGCCTGGAACCGCTTTACCGACTGGCTGCACACTCCCGAGGCCGACCCGGTCGAGTATCTCCTCATCGCTGGCGACATGGTCGAGGGCGTCGGCATCTATCCGAACCAGGACGAAGAACTCGACATCATCGACATCTACGACCAGTACGAGCGGTTCGCGGAGTATCTCAAACAGGTGCCCGGCGACATGGAGATCGTGATGATTCCGGGCAACCACGACGCCGTCCGCCTCGCGGAACCCCAACCCGGCTTCGACGAGGAGCTTCGGGAGATCATGTCCGCCCACGACGCGAAGATCACGAGCAACCCCTCGACCGTGACCGTCGAGAACGTCTCCGTACTCATGTACCACGGCGTCTCGCTCGACGAGGTCATCGCGGAACTCCCGGCCGATAAGGCCAGCTACGACGAGCCGCACAAGGCGATGTACCAACTCCTCAAGAAGCGTCACGTCGCCCCGCAGTACGGCGGCCACACCCGCGTTGCACCCGAAGAGAAGGACTATCTCGTCATCGAGGACGTACCGGACGTCTTCCACACCGGCCACGTTCACAAACTCGGCTGGGGGAAGTACCACAACGTCCTCGCCGTCAATTCCGGCTGTTGGCAGGCACAGACCGACTTCCAGAAGTCCGTCAACATCGACCCCGACGCGGGCTACGCGCCCATTCTTGACCTCGACACGCTGGAGATGACGGTTCGGAAATTCTCCTGA
- a CDS encoding aspartate kinase: MRVVAKFGGTSLGSGDRINRAADSIAAAVEQGHEIAVVASAMGSTTDDLLDEIKFDTSDADRAEIVSMGERTSVRMLKAALTSRGVNALFLEPGSDLWPVITNAVGEVDVEETSKRAAKLAEDLDGVVPVITGFLAQSLDGDVTTLGRGGSDTTAVMLGKYMNADEVVIVTDVEGVMTGDPHVVEGARNVGRITVDELRNLSFRGAEVVAPSALSYKDDALDVRVVHYQHGDLLSGGTRIEGKFTNLIDMQEHRLACLTVAGRAIRNRPGILADLSKALRGSEINVEAVASGMDSITFYVAEDHAEEAETVLHDEVVNDELLSSVTVEDDIAVVRVTGGELPNRPGVLQNIVTPLAEAGINLHDVITSATSVALFVAWDDREETLKIVQDEF, encoded by the coding sequence ATGCGCGTAGTCGCCAAGTTCGGGGGGACCTCCCTCGGGAGCGGCGACCGAATCAACCGCGCCGCCGACTCCATCGCGGCGGCCGTCGAACAGGGCCACGAGATCGCGGTCGTCGCGAGCGCGATGGGCAGCACGACCGACGACCTGCTCGACGAGATCAAGTTCGATACGTCGGACGCCGACCGCGCGGAGATCGTCAGCATGGGCGAACGGACCTCCGTCCGGATGCTCAAGGCCGCCCTCACCTCCCGCGGCGTCAACGCGCTCTTTCTCGAACCCGGCAGCGACCTCTGGCCGGTCATCACGAACGCGGTTGGCGAGGTCGACGTCGAGGAGACCTCGAAGCGAGCGGCCAAACTGGCTGAGGACCTCGACGGCGTCGTCCCGGTCATCACCGGCTTCCTCGCGCAGAGTCTCGACGGCGACGTGACGACGCTCGGCCGCGGCGGCTCCGACACGACCGCCGTCATGCTCGGCAAGTACATGAACGCCGACGAGGTCGTCATCGTGACCGACGTCGAGGGCGTCATGACCGGCGACCCCCACGTCGTCGAGGGCGCGCGCAACGTCGGCCGCATCACCGTCGACGAACTCCGGAACCTCTCGTTCCGCGGCGCGGAGGTCGTCGCTCCCTCCGCGCTGTCGTACAAGGACGACGCGCTCGACGTCCGTGTCGTCCACTACCAGCACGGCGACCTGCTCTCCGGCGGCACCCGCATCGAGGGGAAGTTCACCAACCTCATCGATATGCAGGAGCACCGACTCGCCTGTCTCACCGTCGCGGGACGAGCCATCCGGAACCGACCGGGAATCCTCGCGGACCTCTCGAAGGCACTCCGCGGCTCCGAGATCAACGTCGAGGCCGTCGCCAGCGGCATGGACTCCATCACCTTCTACGTCGCCGAAGACCACGCCGAAGAGGCCGAGACCGTGCTGCACGACGAGGTCGTCAACGACGAGCTGCTCTCCTCGGTGACGGTCGAAGACGACATCGCCGTCGTCCGCGTGACGGGCGGCGAACTCCCGAACCGGCCGGGCGTCCTCCAGAACATCGTCACGCCGCTCGCCGAGGCGGGCATCAACCTCCACGACGTCATCACGAGCGCGACGTCGGTCGCGCTGTTCGTCGCCTGGGACGACCGCGAAGAGACACTCAAAATCGTCCAAGACGAGTTCTGA
- a CDS encoding substrate-binding domain-containing protein, with protein sequence MSIQRRDFMKALGLGGIASIAGCTGAPSANAGSQAGRPGVAGETLTLTTTTSTYDTGLLDEIHTGFEEMYGVTVDAVAQGTGAALESARNGDADVVMVHARGLEDEFMRNGYGINRRDLMFNDFVIVGPESDPAGIEGMDSATEALTTIAEAEATFVSRGDNSGTHTKELNLWEAAGTDPGGDWYQETGTGMGEALNIANQQGAYTLSDRGTYISQRSEIDLTILVQGPIEGGPEILANPYGVMAVNPGVHDNANYDLAMAYIGWITSPDVQTAISEYQVNGEQLFFPEAVSENPDFQQYVPEGWSSDSDDE encoded by the coding sequence ATGTCGATACAACGGCGGGATTTCATGAAGGCCCTCGGCCTCGGTGGTATCGCGAGTATCGCCGGCTGTACGGGGGCACCCAGTGCCAACGCGGGGTCACAGGCGGGTCGGCCCGGTGTGGCGGGTGAGACCCTGACGCTCACGACGACGACGAGTACGTACGACACCGGCCTGCTCGACGAGATTCACACCGGCTTCGAGGAGATGTACGGGGTCACCGTCGACGCCGTGGCACAGGGGACAGGCGCGGCCCTGGAATCCGCCCGCAACGGTGACGCGGACGTGGTGATGGTCCATGCCCGCGGCCTCGAAGACGAGTTCATGCGGAACGGTTACGGTATCAACCGCCGGGACCTGATGTTCAACGACTTCGTCATCGTCGGTCCCGAGAGCGACCCGGCGGGCATCGAGGGGATGGACTCGGCGACCGAAGCGCTCACCACCATCGCCGAGGCGGAGGCGACGTTCGTCTCCCGCGGCGACAACTCCGGAACGCACACGAAGGAACTGAACCTCTGGGAGGCCGCAGGCACCGACCCCGGTGGCGACTGGTACCAGGAGACCGGAACCGGGATGGGCGAGGCCCTGAACATCGCGAACCAGCAGGGTGCCTACACGCTCTCGGACCGCGGGACGTACATCTCCCAGCGGTCGGAGATCGACCTCACCATCCTCGTGCAGGGACCCATCGAGGGCGGTCCCGAGATCCTCGCGAACCCCTACGGCGTGATGGCGGTCAACCCCGGCGTCCACGACAACGCCAACTACGACCTCGCGATGGCGTACATCGGCTGGATCACCAGCCCGGACGTCCAGACCGCCATCTCGGAGTATCAGGTCAACGGCGAACAGCTGTTCTTCCCCGAGGCGGTCTCCGAGAATCCGGACTTCCAGCAGTACGTCCCGGAAGGTTGGAGTAGCGACTCCGACGACGAGTAG
- a CDS encoding amino acid ABC transporter ATP-binding protein: MIRLSDVSHSYGDENVLADVSLSVDPGEVLGIIGPSGVGKTTLLRILALFTRPTAGTVDIDGQAVWTLDESDRLALRRRVSMVFQEASLFDATVARNVEYGLRVRQPWRERLQDQLRSVLGSNGTHDAVSEALDVVDMTDKLDQEAHSLSGGEAQRVSFARALACDPTYLLLDEPTSDLDPRNTGLIEDAVLEARDRGIGVVVATHDMHQAERIADRVGVLLGDGFTEIGSTERIFDNPTDERTRKFISGELVY, translated from the coding sequence ATGATCCGGCTCTCGGACGTCTCGCACAGCTACGGCGACGAAAACGTCCTCGCCGACGTGTCGCTGTCGGTCGACCCCGGCGAAGTCCTCGGCATCATCGGCCCGTCGGGTGTCGGCAAGACGACGCTGCTTCGCATCCTGGCACTGTTCACTCGGCCGACTGCGGGGACTGTCGACATCGACGGGCAGGCGGTGTGGACGCTCGACGAGAGCGACCGACTCGCACTTCGGCGTCGCGTCAGCATGGTGTTTCAGGAGGCGAGCCTGTTCGACGCGACGGTCGCGCGGAACGTCGAGTACGGTCTGCGGGTACGCCAGCCGTGGCGTGAGCGTCTGCAGGACCAACTGCGGTCGGTCCTCGGGTCGAACGGCACGCACGACGCCGTCTCGGAGGCACTGGACGTCGTCGACATGACGGACAAACTCGACCAGGAGGCACACTCGCTGTCCGGCGGCGAAGCACAGCGGGTCTCCTTCGCCCGCGCCCTCGCGTGCGACCCGACGTATCTCCTGCTCGACGAGCCGACCTCCGACCTCGACCCGCGGAACACGGGACTCATCGAGGACGCGGTGCTCGAAGCGCGCGACCGCGGTATCGGAGTCGTCGTCGCGACCCACGATATGCACCAGGCCGAACGTATCGCCGACCGCGTCGGCGTACTCTTGGGCGACGGCTTCACGGAGATCGGAAGCACCGAGCGGATATTCGACAATCCCACAGACGAACGCACGCGGAAGTTCATCTCGGGCGAACTGGTCTACTGA
- a CDS encoding ABC transporter permease: protein MQLVDLPFRDGYVASIIYVSLYVSVISVTLSTLFSVPTAIVLGFTDFPGKQLVKSVINTGMGFPSVVVGLLVLFAVSNQGPLGALELIFTKEAMIMSQFVLATPPITAISLAAITGVGDNVRDAARVLGGTRLDVALVVIKEARYGIATAVLAGFGRAISEVGSVLIVGGNITSADGISKTRTLTTAIQLEARQGRYETAMILGGVLVLLVLTVNTVVVRLGDTEGVNR from the coding sequence CTGCAACTCGTCGACCTCCCGTTCAGGGACGGCTACGTCGCGAGTATCATCTACGTCTCGTTGTACGTCAGCGTCATCTCGGTGACGCTGAGTACGCTGTTCAGCGTCCCGACGGCCATCGTCCTGGGCTTCACCGACTTCCCCGGCAAGCAACTCGTGAAGTCCGTCATCAACACGGGGATGGGCTTTCCGAGCGTCGTCGTCGGCCTGCTCGTGCTCTTCGCCGTCTCGAACCAGGGACCGCTCGGCGCGCTGGAGCTGATCTTTACCAAGGAGGCGATGATCATGTCACAGTTCGTCCTCGCGACGCCGCCTATCACGGCCATCAGCCTCGCGGCCATCACCGGCGTGGGCGACAACGTCCGCGACGCCGCCCGCGTCCTCGGCGGTACGCGACTCGACGTCGCACTTGTCGTCATCAAGGAGGCGCGGTACGGCATCGCGACGGCCGTCTTGGCGGGCTTCGGCCGCGCCATCAGTGAGGTCGGCTCCGTCCTCATCGTCGGTGGCAACATCACGAGCGCGGACGGCATCTCGAAGACCCGGACGCTGACCACCGCTATCCAGCTCGAAGCCCGACAGGGCCGGTACGAGACGGCGATGATTCTCGGTGGCGTGTTGGTCCTGCTCGTCCTGACCGTCAACACGGTCGTCGTCCGCCTCGGCGACACGGAGGGGGTGAACCGATGA